A single window of Flavobacterium aestivum DNA harbors:
- a CDS encoding DUF6493 family protein encodes MKKSLKYIDGNSDKFWEIEVAGLDYTVTYGKNGTSGTSQTKSFTTNEECLKMAEKMLTEKIKKGYSENGEVDAISKPKSAKNKSSDEVLEEYDAIIKSKNINLLLPFLKEKAKGNIEALKKHIKKSKRYWMTYTDLSKDPDYVKKDRYDYGWGTRGDNKQREIITLSAIALFDKTDITPWDEALSILEELDSKPYLLEVLLWAKPNWLDTFILDKTKRQDWVNFNYYALRKLEDHGLLKYNPELYALTLAATYEWRTKMKTRVFIRKVLEDKTTYQRDVPELFNYESVVHNHLFRDNSSQKHGEFNAWSIIYKSLLDEKKMDRAFFIENAIQIQTKEWNNNLKSFFRKRIEEFNATEDELIVYQENIFSLLHNAHPPITSYGVELVKKIYTHPKFKTKSFLEWLEPLMMRNDCKAAIKNVLPILEKITKSNPKLSNTITSLIADIYVIADLTLQERATKIILKIASAKDKALKEKLSSYVSLMQGNIKSGLSQFIDEDSLAIDDSGFEEYQFEAKKETLLNEEVQLPQDWNDILFQFGNFIGSEEVLDTEILMNVYIQQRDLFPADYNSQLLPYEKQLQKKHFESIHKNYMESFLTQKIANINGKFHNDFRPFSKINTLALIKPLLDKVQQKIESNSVLPMLSFPSHKPYWVAPKVLLERVIAYQKTNEEINSTDLAIAIARMPRENVEEAIPLLNQVEGELKQLLSFCLGVNEKLTIDSDSLFSKLLATMGKATKETGYLSLWAVAARTFYPDETFPEFENTYLKEVPFVMTPFEPQITFKEEWNEWTDYRTKKKERSASWFELRFDMPDYKKTPNYLLYSQDIYARSNSWDYNLNYAGNTHYWHSLTPQNSDALALTLLNNCRTTYGAKPELKGFLEVMSSPEFRFSENTLFLFAACFFQEKKDLRLIASETLINLVEKQVIDIEKFAQKSAFLASEKYGAFTRLTDAIIALKDISPLHNSALFQYLNVFFENLNATDKLPTGFKKVVESYVDILIKTNQKPSPKAILFFEQWKDNSSLKSLIKQILK; translated from the coding sequence ATGAAAAAAAGTCTTAAATACATTGACGGGAACTCAGATAAATTCTGGGAAATTGAAGTTGCAGGACTAGACTATACTGTTACTTACGGAAAAAATGGAACGTCAGGTACCTCTCAAACAAAAAGCTTTACTACTAACGAAGAATGTTTGAAAATGGCTGAAAAAATGCTAACCGAAAAAATAAAAAAAGGATACTCAGAAAACGGTGAAGTCGATGCGATTTCTAAACCAAAATCAGCTAAAAACAAAAGCTCTGATGAAGTCTTAGAAGAGTATGATGCTATCATAAAATCTAAAAATATTAATCTGTTACTTCCTTTCCTGAAAGAAAAGGCAAAAGGAAATATTGAAGCTTTAAAAAAGCACATCAAAAAAAGCAAACGCTACTGGATGACCTATACTGATTTAAGTAAAGATCCAGATTACGTAAAAAAGGACAGATACGATTACGGCTGGGGAACTCGAGGTGACAACAAACAAAGAGAAATTATTACACTAAGCGCAATTGCATTATTTGACAAAACTGATATTACTCCTTGGGATGAAGCACTTTCCATACTTGAGGAACTGGATTCCAAACCGTATCTATTAGAGGTACTCTTATGGGCAAAACCAAATTGGCTGGACACCTTTATCTTAGATAAAACAAAAAGACAAGATTGGGTCAATTTTAATTATTACGCGCTTCGTAAACTTGAAGATCATGGTTTATTAAAATATAATCCTGAGTTGTATGCTTTAACCTTAGCGGCTACTTATGAGTGGCGAACCAAAATGAAAACCAGAGTTTTTATTCGCAAAGTGCTAGAAGATAAAACAACTTATCAAAGAGATGTTCCTGAGTTATTTAATTATGAATCTGTAGTTCATAATCATTTATTCAGAGATAATTCATCCCAAAAACATGGTGAATTTAATGCCTGGAGCATTATTTACAAATCTTTATTAGATGAGAAAAAAATGGATCGCGCTTTCTTTATTGAAAATGCAATCCAAATTCAAACGAAAGAATGGAACAATAACTTAAAATCATTTTTCAGAAAAAGAATAGAAGAATTTAATGCTACTGAGGACGAACTTATAGTATATCAGGAAAATATATTCTCTTTACTGCATAATGCCCACCCACCAATTACAAGTTACGGAGTTGAGCTTGTTAAAAAAATATACACACATCCAAAATTCAAAACCAAATCATTTCTGGAGTGGCTCGAACCTCTAATGATGCGAAATGATTGCAAAGCAGCCATAAAAAACGTTTTACCTATTTTGGAGAAGATAACGAAATCAAACCCAAAACTAAGCAACACTATTACCTCTCTGATTGCGGATATTTACGTAATAGCTGATTTGACTTTGCAGGAACGTGCCACAAAAATTATTTTAAAGATAGCTTCTGCAAAAGATAAAGCGCTCAAAGAAAAACTCTCCTCCTATGTTTCTTTAATGCAAGGAAACATAAAATCGGGATTAAGTCAGTTTATAGATGAAGATTCATTAGCGATCGATGATTCCGGTTTTGAAGAATATCAATTTGAAGCAAAAAAAGAAACGTTACTTAACGAAGAAGTACAATTACCACAAGATTGGAATGATATTCTTTTTCAATTCGGGAATTTTATTGGTTCCGAAGAAGTTTTAGATACCGAAATCCTGATGAATGTTTATATCCAGCAAAGAGATTTATTCCCAGCAGATTATAATTCACAATTGCTGCCGTATGAAAAACAGTTGCAAAAAAAACATTTCGAAAGTATTCACAAGAATTACATGGAGTCCTTTTTGACTCAAAAAATAGCCAATATCAATGGTAAATTCCATAACGATTTTAGACCTTTTTCAAAAATAAATACACTGGCTTTAATCAAGCCATTATTAGACAAAGTACAGCAAAAGATCGAATCAAATTCTGTGTTGCCTATGCTTTCATTCCCAAGCCACAAGCCGTATTGGGTTGCCCCAAAGGTTTTGTTGGAAAGAGTAATTGCGTACCAAAAAACAAACGAAGAAATTAATTCTACCGATTTAGCAATTGCAATTGCCCGTATGCCGAGAGAAAATGTAGAAGAAGCCATTCCGTTATTGAATCAGGTCGAAGGAGAATTAAAGCAGCTATTATCGTTCTGCTTAGGTGTAAACGAAAAACTAACAATAGATTCGGATTCCTTATTTTCAAAACTTTTGGCCACAATGGGCAAAGCCACAAAAGAAACCGGATACTTATCCTTATGGGCCGTTGCAGCAAGAACCTTTTACCCTGATGAGACATTCCCTGAATTCGAAAATACGTATCTAAAAGAAGTACCGTTTGTTATGACTCCGTTTGAACCGCAAATTACATTTAAGGAAGAATGGAACGAATGGACGGATTATCGAACCAAGAAAAAAGAACGATCAGCCTCATGGTTTGAACTACGTTTTGATATGCCTGACTATAAAAAAACGCCAAACTATCTTCTTTACAGCCAGGATATTTACGCTAGATCAAACAGTTGGGATTATAATTTGAATTATGCCGGAAACACCCATTACTGGCATAGTTTAACGCCTCAAAATTCTGATGCATTAGCCTTGACTTTATTGAATAACTGCCGAACTACTTATGGTGCTAAACCAGAATTAAAAGGCTTTCTGGAAGTAATGAGCAGTCCTGAATTTAGATTCTCTGAAAATACCCTGTTTTTATTTGCTGCATGTTTCTTTCAGGAAAAGAAAGATCTACGATTAATAGCTTCCGAAACTTTAATAAATCTGGTAGAAAAACAAGTTATTGATATTGAGAAATTTGCTCAAAAATCGGCCTTTTTAGCTTCCGAAAAGTATGGTGCATTTACAAGACTAACAGATGCAATAATAGCTTTAAAAGATATTTCGCCTTTGCATAATAGTGCTTTGTTTCAATA